GGTTACTAATCAGAAAACTAATTACAGGTGCTGAAGAAGTTGCTTAGGGATGAAGTTATATCTCGAGCTAGGATATCTTCTGAGGTTTGTGTCTATACTATTTTTAGTTGAAATGATGCGTTTCTTTTGCCTGCTGATGCCCGTCTTGGTTGCTAGCACTTTTGCGATGGTCTCTCTTTCAATGCTGTCGTTCATACATTTTGTCTAAGGCATGATTTAGCCGTGTTGTAAGTCGGTGGTCTTCAGAATTGAAGAAGATTATGACATGCTCTGACAGTAAGAGATTCACATGAATTTGAGTTCCTTATAATTGGATAATACTTCTATCCTGGTTGGATTTAGGAGACTCGAAGACAACTTGGAAATCATTTGCTTTTAATTGGCCAACTTGATGAGGACTTGGCAAACAATATGATGAAATCTTTACTAATGTGGTTATCAATTTTAAGTTTGCTTTGGGGAAGGGATTCATTTTACCCCAATATTCATATCCTTCCTTGATTTGCCTTATGACAGGGCATCTATATTTTGTCTACTACAGCAGTCAGCCTTGGCCCTTCAGTATAATATCAATATTCTAATTTGCACTTCCTTCTGATGCAAACTTTCTTATCGAGTTAAAGCTTTGTTATTGTTTTGTTCTTTCCTGCACAGTTCCTGTTTCAAGTTTAAGTCTTGACAACAATAGCTTCATGCTCGCCATATGTGGTTTATGTTTCCTTATGTTTTTATCGTGAGAGGAATACTATAGCGTCTTTTGTGGTACAATCATTGGTCACAGGATATCTGGTAATATGCAGGGACCTGGTGCTGATGGATTCACAATTAGCAAAGCAATGGGTGAAGTTGGGGTTGGACATAATGAGCTACTGAATGAAGCTGAACTGGCTGCTGCAGCTGAGGAGAAAGAAACCCACTCATTTGAGATCGATCCTTCTCAGGTAAAGCTTTCAGACCGTTAGTTAAAAATGTGCTAGGATCTCGTACCTTCTGCTTGGACGACTAGTTGTCAGTGATCATGTTTTAACGAAGCATAGTTGTGGTCACTGATCGTGAACCGCAATTGCATATCCTAGATTTAGTTGGCCAGAAActattatttttcaaactttctgCTTCTTTGTCCTTTTTAGTTTGTGACCTGTTCAGTTCATTGCCTCTATCCTTACATTTGCGTTCTCTATTTTTTCCGTTTCTATAACCATGTCATGGATTCTGAGTGGTGTTGCATCAGTGTCAATTGACTGATGCTTATCAAGTGTGCATGCTGTAAGTTATATTGGATTTTATGCATTCCTTAAGGTTCTTGCAAGCGCATTCAGTActgtcttttacttttttaggTTGAAAATGTGAAGCAACGTTGCTTGCCCAATGCTTTAAACTATCCCATGTTGGAGGAGTATGACTTCAGGAATGATACAGTGAGTTCTAATCCTCGATTATGATCTCTGTATTAAGTTGAAATCTAAAGTACCATGTCAATGTTATACATGTttaataaattgaacatgtagaACCTTTCATGACTTGTCTTTACCTCTGAGATCTTGGTGCTAGTTGACGTTCCTTTACTATTGTGCAGGTAAACCCTGACCTGGAAGTAGAGCTGAAGCCTCATGCACAACCACGACCATATCAAGAAAAAAGCCTTAGTAAAATGTTTGGAAATGGTAGGACTTTTTCTACAATCACAAGCATTGATTTTTTCAGTCATTTCCATAAAACAGTCTTCAGCGGATGATCCCCGTGGGTTTTGAAGACTGCTTCAGACTCTGCAATTCCAATGCCTTTACATTTATAGAATTTAGGTGCCCCGACCTTGTGATTACTGATTAAGAGAAACTTGACCAAGAAGCTACCTTCTTATCGGGGAAAGtgcaatttgacaattttgaggTCGTCTTAATGCTGTATTTCACAGAGAGTGTGTTGGTTGGTAACAAAACTTATACAAATTGCGAATGGGCATGAATCAATTTAGAGGTTAGATGTTCTTGATTCTTTCTTAGATGATTTATTATATTGAAGCTTCCTCCTTTTACTATTTAAGATgtgctttttactttttacttagACATGAAGGATGTGGGAGTGGGCAAACACGActttattaaatatatattttggtAATGTTTTGGAATATGTATAACTCATAGTTCAAGGTCTTACAAACTATTTGATGTGTTATCtaattccttattttttgtgttttcgacTGGAAGTAAGAGACCCTGAAGTTTTTGGTTCTTTGAtagttctcatttttttgttgtcCTTCTTTAGGTCGAGCCAGATCTGGTATCATCGTGCTACCTTGTGGTGCTGGGAAATCTCTGGTTGGTGTTTCTGCAGCATGCCGGATAAAGAAGAGTTGTCTTTGCTTGGCAACAAATGCAGTTTCTGTGGATCAATGGGCATTTCAGTTCAAGTTATGGTCAACTATAAGAGATGAACAAATTTGTCGTTTCACATCTGACAACAAAGAAAGATTTCGTGGCAATGCCGGGGTCGTTGTTACTACATACAACATGGTTGCTTTTGGTGGAAAACGATCTGAAGAATCtgaaaaaatcattgaagaaataaGGAATAGAGAATGGGGGTTACTTCTGATGGATGAGGTGATCTCATTACTCCATGATACCTAGCTTTATGTACCCCCTCTTCATATTTGTCTTTGCATCGAATTACTATCTCTGTTCAGGTGCACGTGGTTCCTGCTCACATGTTCCGAAAGGTCATCAGCCTCACAAAATCGCACTGCAAACTTGGACTCACTGGTATGTCACTTGGATGTTATTGCACTCTGCTCCAACTTCTTTACATGCCTGTTTTCCTTGCTACCTTATTTTTCACAACATCTAAATTAGGCTTCATGATATGTAATTGCAGCCACACTTGTTCGTGAGGATGAGAGGATAACAGATCTGAATTTCCTTATCGGTCCTAAATTGTATGAAGCAAATTGGTTAGATTTGGTGAAAGGCGGCTTTATTGCGAATGTACAGTGTGCAGAAGTATGGTGTCCGATGACTAAGGAGTTCTTTGCTGAGTATCTGAAGAAGGAGAACTCCAAGAAAAAGCAGGTAAAATGTCGCTAGTACTCCTGCAAATGGGGTCTAGTGCGTTGAGATATTTGAGATATCGCTCCTTTGCAAATGTAGTGGAAATGGGATGGATGTAAATGTTCTCTCTGAGAGTTTGATCTCTTCCTTTGTGGCCTGAAATGTTACAACATAGTTATTACTTCTGAATGGTTGATGAAAATCAGGTACAGCTTCACCCAGAACTTCTTGATATTCTAAATGATGGGCTTTCAACTGCAGGCACTGTATGTGATGAACCCCAATAAGTTCAGAGCTTGCGAATTTTTGATCCGTTTTCATGAACAACAGCGTGGGGATAAAATAATTGTCTTTGCCGATAATCTTTTTGCCCTAACAGAGTATGCAATGAAACTGCGCAAACCAATGATTTATGGTGCTACCAGGTATTAATGACCATTAACATTCTTTTGGATGATCACTTTGTCCTTTGCTTATAATGAGTCATTCCGGGATTGTTGGATGTGCAGCCATCTTGAACGGACAAAAATTCTCCAAGCTTTTAAAACTAGTCGGGATGTGAACACAATTTTTTTATCCAAGGTACCGTATTCCTCTAATCATCAGTATTCGTTCTATGGGATAATCTAGAATAATATTGGGTACCATGGTTTTTAAATCTGGCATTGACCTAAGTAAATGGCATGTTCTATCTGTTCCTTAATTCGCACACTTTCTACAGGTTGGTGATAATTCAATAGATATTCCTGAGGCAAATGTTATAATTCAAATTTCATCACATGCCGGATCTAGACGACAAGAAGCCCAACGTCTTGGACGTATTCTTAGGGCAAAGGTGATTTGAACATCTCTTGATATTTTCCGATTTTTCTGCCTTCATATTGGTATCTACAATGCCATCACAATATGAAATATTTCTACTGAGGATCGTTCTATATCTGGAAATCGTACAAGTAATTCATGTGTGACTTGTTATATATCTTTGGTACTACTATACAGGTGTTACACATCTATCTCCATGTGTGACTTGTTATATGTCTTTGATACTACTATACAGGTGTTGCAACTCTATCTCCTCGTTTCCATTACTGGCATCGGGAATGAATTGGACTAACCTTTCCTGCAGAAATAGATGTATTCATTAGCAAGCTAGATAGTGATCcaacattattttttgttccaaccATCTCATGTTTCAATCCAAGCTGTCTATGCTTTGGCAAGATAACTCTGCAAATTTAACGTCTCATATTGCTCAAATCAGGGCAAGCCTCAAGATAGGATGGCAGGAGGCAAGGAAGAATACAATGCATTTTTCTATTCCCTTGTGTCTACAGATACACAGGTTATTAtgtaatattttccattttagaGTTATGTTTTGGCAAATATCAATTGGAAAGACTTTGAGTCCTCTTAAGCCTGTTTTTAGTTACTAGTTGAGGGCCTCATGAGCTCCCACGTCATCCCCCCCCCCAAGCCCCCCAAACCCcaaaacccacaaaaaaaaaaaaaacacacacacacacacgcagaGGTGAGATGGGAAGTGGGGCCCGAAGTGGCCAGTACCACGTGAGCCAGTGCGAGAATAAAAGCACCAAAAAGTTAGAATATTTATTAAAGAACCTAAGCACAAAGGAAAGCAGCTCTTATTGCGGCTTTTATTTATGGTATTGATATTGTTTATTATTGTTCACATGAAGGAAATGTACTATTCGACCAAACGGCAGCAGTTTTTGATCGATCAAGGTTACAGCTTTAAGGTATGTTGTTATGCTGTGTCGAAGAATAGTTTACAGATTAACAAGTCCTCATTTCTTTTGTTATTGATCAGAGCTTGGTCATTCTTCTTAATTGTAATCATCCCTTGCACACTACAGGTGATCACAAGCTTGCCGCCTCCTGATTCAGGAGCTGATTTGAGCTATCACCGACTGGATGAGCAACTGGCACTTCTAGGCAAGGTCAGttctttcttctcattttgATCTTCGAAACTTCTCTTATCTAACCTTAGTGCTAATCTGCGCATGTCTGGATCTTGGCAGGTACTGAGTGCCGGTGATGATGCAGTTGGTCTAGAGCAATTGGAAGAAGATGCCGATGATATAGCTCTTCACAAAGCTCGTCGTTCTTTTGGATCAATGAGTGCAATGTCAGGTGCAAATGGGATGGTGTACATGGAATACAGGTAGAACCGTTTTTCTTTCGAGATGCTTTATTCTAAGTATCGGAACTGTTTAGTATATGCAAGACTGCTTTTCTCAAATGGAGAACAATGTGGCGAATTTGTTTGCAGTACTGGACGAAAGCTAGGACCTGGCCAACAAAAACCTAAACCCAAGGACCCTTCCAAGCGACATTATTTGTTTAAGAAAAGATATGGCTGAGACACTGATGAAATTCAGCAGAGCAGTTGCGACTCTAAGTGCCGAAAAACAGTATGCTTCTCAGGACCTATCTAACTGCTTTTCAGTATGTGCAAAAGCACGTGATTGTGATGCAGCAAGAGTGATCCAAACAGGACATATGGTGCTACCCTCCCTTGGTGTTGGTAGCGGTTGCCATCCCCATTTGCAAATTGGCGTCATGATGCTTGTGTATCCTCCTGTACATGTATATATTGAATGATTTTGCCGTCCTTGATGACACCAACATTTTAAGAAGTTGACATGTTGGGATAATCTTCTTCGGGTGATCTCAATCTTCCATTTGGTATGTGGGTAATATTTCATCCTCGTCATGTTAGCTGCTGGAGTAAAGGTGGATTTAATTTGCTGTCTAAACACTCAATGCGTTTTAGAATGATTGGAATGAAGCATTCAAtgtatttttaagaaatttttgaagagatccaaatGTCTTTTGGGAGGATCTACTGGAGTCTCAGTGGTGGATCTATGAAAGGTAACTCTTGCAAATGATTTGCTCCCCTTGAAATGAACGAACAATGACGTCTGATCTACCTCAACTTGGCTTTTGCCATTCAACTCATCGTTTGCCAAAAAGGCCCACGAGGAAGTGAAGAATGCCTTCCCACCATCTTTGAAGTTGGGGAATCATTGGCTTTAAGGAAaagagagcctctctctctcacgcacgCGCGCAAATTTATAAGGCCGCAGCTAATAATTTTTACCTCTTAGAGATTCCCCACGCGGTGGCAGAATTCCTTCCTCTGCTCTCCAATGGCCTTGAAGGGGTTTTAAGCATTATGACTGTCCTTTGGACATTCCAAATGCCCTGACTTCTAATTCCACTTTAAAAATCATGACACTGGCGAATCGTTGGACTCATCAAACACCTACTTGCTCGAGGGTAAACGGGGCCGACAAACCAAAATCGACTTGAAAGTTAAGCAAAGAAACTGATTGCAGTTCTCAGACAGGATTAGGTTTTTGAAGGGCAAAAGGCAGAACTACGAATAAAGATGAACAAAGCAGACATTCTATAATAACTTTGTTTAGGAGAGAGGACTTGACTCCTATTCCATTGTAGTGGGGATACAGCTAGGGATTAACAATTATATGCAGTAAAGGAGGACTTCTAAGCccagaaatgaaaagaaacctttcaattatttgCTTATAAATTATGAGAAAGAACCCCGTTCTCTGGTTCAGTCAAGCGCAGGTCTCCATCCATAGACTGCTTTTGAAGCAGATTCTGTAGTCTGATTGCTTGAAGTA
This sequence is a window from Rhodamnia argentea isolate NSW1041297 chromosome 3, ASM2092103v1, whole genome shotgun sequence. Protein-coding genes within it:
- the LOC115746480 gene encoding general transcription and DNA repair factor IIH helicase subunit XPB1; its protein translation is MGHGEKGRPGKRQKSSAKDDYRSAMPEEDEAIYGEEMEEDYRDGDGEGKKKDFSKLELKLDHGNRPLWSCADGRIFLETFSPLYKQAYDFLIAIAEPVCRPESMHEYNLTPHSLYAAVSVGLETETIISVLNKLSKTKLPKEMIDFIHASTANYGKVKLVLKKNKYFIESPFPEVLKKLLRDEVISRARISSEGPGADGFTISKAMGEVGVGHNELLNEAELAAAAEEKETHSFEIDPSQVENVKQRCLPNALNYPMLEEYDFRNDTVNPDLEVELKPHAQPRPYQEKSLSKMFGNGRARSGIIVLPCGAGKSLVGVSAACRIKKSCLCLATNAVSVDQWAFQFKLWSTIRDEQICRFTSDNKERFRGNAGVVVTTYNMVAFGGKRSEESEKIIEEIRNREWGLLLMDEVHVVPAHMFRKVISLTKSHCKLGLTATLVREDERITDLNFLIGPKLYEANWLDLVKGGFIANVQCAEVWCPMTKEFFAEYLKKENSKKKQALYVMNPNKFRACEFLIRFHEQQRGDKIIVFADNLFALTEYAMKLRKPMIYGATSHLERTKILQAFKTSRDVNTIFLSKVGDNSIDIPEANVIIQISSHAGSRRQEAQRLGRILRAKGKPQDRMAGGKEEYNAFFYSLVSTDTQEMYYSTKRQQFLIDQGYSFKVITSLPPPDSGADLSYHRLDEQLALLGKVLSAGDDAVGLEQLEEDADDIALHKARRSFGSMSAMSGANGMVYMEYSTGRKLGPGQQKPKPKDPSKRHYLFKKRYGSQDLSNCFSVCAKARDCDAARVIQTGHMVLPSLGVGSGCHPHLQIGVMMLVYPPVHVYIE